GTTCCTTCTTTTGGATAAATGACTTTTACATCAACGCCATCGTTTAAGAGTTTCAATGCAGGATCTTCATAGGTGAGTCCGACAGCCATTTCTCCGTCAGCGACTGATTTGTAGACATTTGAAGAACTAGAAGCAATTTTCCCATCTACTAAGCTAAATAGATTTTTCACATATGTCCAAGCTTGCTCATTTTCATAGCCCCCTTGATCCACAAGCATGTTTGTTAATTGAGCAAAGGCACTAGAAGAATTACTTGGATCAGCAGTAGCGATTTTTCCTTTTAATTTGGGATTGAGTAAATCATTGTAGCCTTCAATTTTAATGTCTTTTGTAAGAGCTGAATTGGCAATGATGACACTGACGTCAAGTGTATAAGGGGTGTAGAATCCGGTTTTATTTTGATATTCAGGGATAATGTGGTCGTTTTCTTGGGAAGTATACGGCTCAAAGAGCTTTTCGTTAGAAGAGAAGAGTGCGTAGGAACCTCCGAAAATGACATCGGCTACAGGAGCTTCTTTCTCAGCCTCAGCTTTCTTGAATAATTCACCAGTACTAGCTTGGACTAAATCAACCTTGATACCATATTTTTCTTCGAAAGCTGGGATTGTTTCTTCAATAAGATCTTCAGGGTTAGGCGAATAAACAACTAAAGTCTTATCCGTATCATTTTCAATGCTAGTTTCAGCTTCTGTTGTTGAAGAACATCCTGACAAAAGTAGAAATATCCAGCTGAAATAGAGAAGTGATAGTGTTT
This window of the Streptococcus sp. D7B5 genome carries:
- a CDS encoding ABC transporter substrate-binding protein; the protein is MKKTLSLLYFSWIFLLLSGCSSTTEAETSIENDTDKTLVVYSPNPEDLIEETIPAFEEKYGIKVDLVQASTGELFKKAEAEKEAPVADVIFGGSYALFSSNEKLFEPYTSQENDHIIPEYQNKTGFYTPYTLDVSVIIANSALTKDIKIEGYNDLLNPKLKGKIATADPSNSSSAFAQLTNMLVDQGGYENEQAWTYVKNLFSLVDGKIASSSSNVYKSVADGEMAVGLTYEDPALKLLNDGVDVKVIYPKEGTVFLPGNAAIIKNAKHMENAKKFIDFLLSQDIQDKLGTETTIRPIRKNAKINKNMKAMTEINIATEDSDYVIQNKSAILKKYNDIFTNIQSKQ